The Candidatus Binatia bacterium genome window below encodes:
- a CDS encoding FAD-binding protein — MRIVVFVKQVPEVSELQIDPETRRLRRDGVDSMMNPFDRRAVLEAHRLKGEHGGTITAVTMGPPQAESILRECLGLGADRVVHLSDRGFAGADTLATSRALARATERIGFDLVLAGRYSIDSETGQVGPEVAALLGVSFLGGVRRLEISASDGGWALDAECEGDDGFIEVDVPAPVVVTCTDRWKSRIPRVLPDEDATENGPVEVWSIADLGGDESDYGQAGSPTWVEEVQPVLSERKQARVVHEDDRAAAIQAVVEVAHRADEEGAGRSAGAALVHTATADGPEIWVLGERGPEGAVRPVTWELLAAADRLAASLAASTSVFLLDPPLPDDTRAPVASLAAEMGRRGADVLFESNAPVSASVDVLAAAIRDRRPRMVLAPATVLGRDLVPQLAARLSLGLTGDAIGVELDGDGRLQQLKPAFGGQVVAPILSKTKPEMVTLRPGVLERAMQDDARPAARAVALSTPPVEASPVRVRRFEAEVGAEEAAMEDARVVVCVGFGLGEASVEKAVRLAKRLGGVVAGTRRVCDLKWLARQAQVGLSGRSVAPDLYLAFGVRGSFNHMVGVRRAGTIVAVNNDPKAEIFEGADLGVVGDATAVLDELLSALG, encoded by the coding sequence ATGCGCATCGTCGTTTTCGTGAAGCAGGTGCCGGAGGTTTCAGAACTCCAGATCGACCCGGAAACCCGTCGGCTTCGCCGAGACGGCGTCGATTCGATGATGAACCCGTTCGATCGCCGCGCGGTTCTCGAGGCGCACCGACTGAAGGGAGAGCATGGCGGTACCATCACCGCCGTCACGATGGGGCCGCCGCAAGCGGAGAGCATCCTGCGGGAGTGCCTCGGTCTCGGCGCCGACCGCGTGGTGCACTTGAGCGATCGCGGCTTCGCCGGCGCCGACACGCTCGCGACGTCGCGCGCCCTGGCGCGAGCGACCGAACGCATCGGCTTCGATCTCGTCCTCGCGGGGCGGTACAGCATCGATTCGGAGACGGGCCAGGTTGGTCCGGAAGTCGCCGCACTGCTTGGGGTTTCCTTCCTCGGCGGTGTGCGGCGCCTCGAGATCTCGGCGAGCGACGGAGGATGGGCGCTCGACGCGGAGTGCGAGGGGGACGACGGCTTCATCGAGGTCGATGTCCCCGCGCCGGTGGTCGTCACGTGCACGGATCGATGGAAGAGCCGCATTCCGCGTGTTCTGCCCGACGAGGACGCGACGGAGAACGGGCCGGTCGAGGTCTGGTCGATCGCGGATCTCGGTGGTGACGAGAGCGACTACGGCCAAGCCGGTTCCCCGACATGGGTCGAAGAGGTCCAACCCGTCCTCTCGGAACGCAAGCAAGCTCGCGTCGTCCACGAAGACGACCGTGCGGCAGCGATTCAGGCGGTCGTCGAGGTTGCCCATCGTGCGGACGAGGAGGGTGCGGGGCGCTCGGCAGGCGCAGCGCTGGTCCATACGGCCACAGCCGACGGGCCCGAGATCTGGGTTCTGGGCGAACGGGGGCCCGAGGGGGCCGTTCGCCCCGTGACGTGGGAGTTGCTGGCGGCAGCCGACCGCCTGGCTGCGTCGCTGGCGGCATCGACATCCGTGTTTCTGCTCGACCCCCCTCTTCCGGACGACACACGGGCGCCCGTGGCGTCCCTCGCCGCGGAGATGGGCCGACGTGGAGCCGATGTTCTGTTCGAGAGCAACGCGCCGGTGAGTGCGTCGGTCGACGTGCTCGCGGCGGCCATCCGAGATCGACGGCCACGGATGGTGTTGGCCCCGGCTACGGTCCTCGGGCGCGACCTCGTTCCGCAGCTCGCGGCGCGTCTCAGCCTCGGGCTCACCGGCGATGCGATCGGCGTGGAGCTCGACGGCGACGGTCGCCTGCAGCAGTTGAAGCCGGCGTTCGGCGGCCAGGTCGTCGCGCCGATTCTATCGAAGACGAAGCCCGAGATGGTGACGCTTCGCCCCGGCGTGCTCGAGCGTGCGATGCAAGACGATGCGCGTCCTGCGGCTCGCGCCGTCGCGTTGTCGACGCCCCCGGTCGAGGCGAGCCCGGTCCGGGTTCGTCGTTTCGAAGCTGAGGTCGGCGCCGAAGAGGCGGCCATGGAAGACGCTCGGGTCGTCGTGTGTGTAGGGTTCGGTCTCGGGGAAGCGAGTGTGGAGAAGGCGGTTCGGCTCGCCAAGAGGCTCGGTGGCGTCGTCGCCGGGACGCGACGCGTGTGTGACCTCAAATGGCTCGCGCGCCAGGCGCAGGTCGGCCTCTCGGGACGCAGCGTCGCCCCGGACCTCTACCTGGCGTTCGGAGTCCGCGGCTCGTTCAACCACATGGTCGGCGTACGCCGCGCCGGAACGATCGTGGCCGTCAACAACGACCCGAAGGCGGAGATCTTCGAAGGCGCGGATCTCGGCGTGGTCGGGGATGCGACCGCGGTGCTCGACGAGCTGCTGTCCGCCCTCGGCTGA
- a CDS encoding ferredoxin produces MKIVVDFDKCNSNAVCQAAAPEVFEVREDNFLYILQENPGEELRAKVDAAVKGCPTKAISIEG; encoded by the coding sequence ATGAAAATCGTAGTTGATTTCGACAAGTGCAATAGCAATGCAGTCTGCCAGGCAGCTGCACCCGAGGTCTTCGAGGTACGGGAGGACAACTTCCTCTACATCCTGCAGGAGAATCCGGGTGAAGAACTGCGCGCGAAGGTGGACGCCGCGGTAAAGGGCTGTCCGACCAAGGCCATTTCAATCGAAGGCTGA
- a CDS encoding 2,3-bisphosphoglycerate-dependent phosphoglycerate mutase has translation MSILVLLRHGQSQWNLENKFTGWVDVPLTEQGIEEAHRAGKLLKESGIAFARCFTSELERAQETLRIALEEMGLPDLPVTREQALNERHYGDLQGLDKAETAKKYGDEQVHIWRRSYDVAPPNGESLKHTAARTLPYFSLQIRTCLDAGENVLVAAHGNSLRSIVMELEKLTREQVLELNIATGVPLVYDLDINGKILSQKILE, from the coding sequence TTGTCCATTCTCGTTTTGCTTCGCCACGGCCAGTCCCAGTGGAACCTGGAGAACAAGTTCACTGGCTGGGTCGACGTCCCCCTTACGGAACAGGGTATCGAGGAGGCTCACCGTGCGGGTAAGCTCCTCAAGGAGTCCGGCATCGCCTTCGCACGGTGCTTCACCTCCGAGCTCGAGCGCGCCCAGGAGACGCTGCGCATCGCGCTCGAGGAGATGGGCCTCCCCGACCTGCCCGTCACCCGCGAGCAAGCGCTGAACGAACGCCACTACGGCGATCTGCAGGGGCTCGACAAGGCCGAGACGGCGAAGAAGTACGGCGACGAGCAGGTGCACATCTGGCGCCGTAGCTATGACGTAGCGCCGCCGAACGGCGAGAGCCTGAAGCACACGGCGGCCCGAACCCTCCCCTACTTCTCGCTGCAGATCCGGACGTGTCTCGACGCAGGCGAGAACGTCCTCGTGGCCGCGCACGGAAACAGCTTGCGATCGATCGTGATGGAGCTCGAAAAGCTCACCCGCGAGCAGGTCCTCGAGCTGAACATCGCGACCGGCGTGCCTCTGGTGTACGATTTGGACATCAACGGCAAGATCCTCAGTCAGAAGATCCTGGAGTAG
- a CDS encoding YraN family protein, whose translation MARAKDPRIARGRAAEDAACELLVRSGYTIVARNVRLAGAEVDVVALDGSTTVFIEVRSRSSRRHGGPLATIGREKQARIARVAAAYLSRQRRAVAARFDVVGVEWGEGHPVCTLIRSAFDSPF comes from the coding sequence ATGGCACGGGCAAAGGATCCAAGGATCGCGCGCGGCCGAGCGGCCGAGGACGCCGCTTGCGAACTTCTCGTACGCAGCGGCTACACGATCGTGGCCCGCAACGTTCGGCTCGCAGGGGCGGAGGTCGATGTGGTGGCCCTCGATGGTTCCACGACCGTCTTCATCGAGGTCCGCTCGCGGTCGAGTCGGCGCCACGGGGGCCCTCTCGCGACGATCGGCCGGGAGAAACAGGCTCGGATCGCCCGCGTGGCGGCGGCCTACCTATCGAGGCAGCGCCGTGCCGTGGCGGCGCGGTTCGACGTCGTCGGTGTCGAGTGGGGGGAAGGGCATCCGGTCTGCACGCTGATTCGGAGTGCCTTCGATAGCCCGTTCTGA
- a CDS encoding gamma-butyrobetaine hydroxylase-like domain-containing protein: protein MAQTPTIRQTKRIGHYALGVDWLDGHDSIMPYTSLRAHCPCEECAAMRERDEAPGNRGIQLTSVDVLGEASAFLTWSDGHESVYLLPELRALCRCAYCAGEPERPITG from the coding sequence ATGGCTCAGACCCCTACAATCCGACAAACCAAGCGCATCGGGCACTACGCCTTGGGTGTGGACTGGCTCGACGGGCATGACTCGATCATGCCTTACACGAGTCTCCGCGCCCACTGCCCCTGCGAAGAATGCGCCGCCATGCGAGAACGCGACGAGGCCCCGGGCAACCGCGGCATCCAACTCACATCGGTCGACGTCCTGGGCGAAGCGAGCGCCTTCCTGACCTGGTCCGACGGCCACGAGAGCGTCTACCTGCTTCCCGAACTCCGTGCGCTCTGTCGCTGCGCGTACTGCGCGGGCGAACCGGAACGCCCGATCACGGGCTGA
- the serS gene encoding serine--tRNA ligase — protein sequence MLDIRLIREDPDQVKAGLAKVQCPASVVDDILAIDKKRREALHELETKRAERGRRSKEIGKLPPQERKAAGAAVGSLGAEISAAEAVAEEADAEFRQRMLEIPNLPHPDVPFGADDSANIVLREAEALPQFDFDVKCHWDLGPALGAIDFERGVKISGSRFYLLTGPGARLQRALISFMLDVHTREHGYVEVYPPAMVRSECLVGTGNLPKFGDTMYRDAEDDFWFVPTAEVPVTNMYREEILDSADLPVRHVAYSPCFRRERMSAGRDVRGIKRGHQFDKVEMVKFVAPERSDAELLSLLDDAEDICRRLGLAHRVIQMCTGDLSFVSAMKYDVELWAPGCGEWLEVSSCSNFRDFQARRAGIRYRGEPGAKPEFLHTLNGSGLALPRVLIGVLETYQQADGSVRVPEALLPYMGGDEVLRPTS from the coding sequence ATGTTGGACATCCGTCTCATTCGTGAAGACCCCGACCAAGTGAAAGCCGGCCTCGCAAAGGTGCAGTGTCCGGCTTCGGTCGTCGACGACATCCTTGCGATCGACAAAAAGCGACGCGAGGCGCTGCACGAGCTCGAGACCAAGCGGGCCGAGCGAGGACGCCGTTCCAAGGAGATCGGCAAGCTTCCGCCGCAGGAGCGCAAGGCCGCCGGCGCGGCGGTTGGTTCTCTGGGCGCCGAGATTTCTGCCGCCGAGGCGGTCGCCGAGGAGGCGGACGCGGAGTTTCGGCAGAGGATGCTGGAGATCCCCAATCTTCCGCATCCCGACGTCCCGTTCGGTGCCGACGATTCCGCCAACATCGTTCTTCGCGAGGCGGAGGCTCTGCCCCAATTCGACTTCGACGTGAAGTGCCACTGGGACCTCGGGCCGGCGCTGGGCGCGATCGACTTCGAGCGTGGCGTGAAGATCTCCGGCTCACGGTTCTACCTCCTGACCGGCCCGGGCGCGCGGCTGCAGCGCGCGCTCATCAGCTTCATGCTGGACGTGCACACCCGCGAACACGGCTACGTCGAGGTGTACCCGCCGGCGATGGTCAGGTCCGAGTGTCTCGTGGGCACCGGGAATCTCCCGAAGTTCGGCGACACGATGTACCGGGATGCGGAAGACGACTTCTGGTTCGTGCCGACCGCGGAAGTTCCGGTCACGAACATGTACCGCGAGGAGATCCTCGACAGCGCGGACTTGCCCGTCCGTCACGTGGCGTACAGCCCGTGTTTCCGGCGCGAGCGGATGTCCGCGGGGCGCGATGTGCGAGGCATCAAGCGTGGTCACCAGTTCGACAAGGTCGAGATGGTGAAGTTCGTCGCTCCCGAGCGGTCGGACGCCGAGCTCCTGAGCTTGCTCGACGACGCCGAGGACATCTGTCGTCGGCTCGGTCTCGCTCATCGCGTCATCCAGATGTGCACGGGCGACCTGAGCTTCGTCTCGGCCATGAAGTACGACGTAGAGCTCTGGGCCCCGGGGTGCGGCGAGTGGCTCGAGGTGAGTTCCTGCTCGAATTTCCGCGACTTCCAGGCCCGCCGCGCTGGAATCCGCTATCGAGGCGAGCCCGGTGCCAAGCCGGAGTTCCTCCACACCCTGAACGGGTCCGGATTGGCGCTCCCGCGCGTGCTGATCGGCGTTCTCGAAACCTACCAGCAGGCCGACGGCTCCGTCCGCGTCCCCGAGGCGCTCTTGCCCTACATGGGCGGTGACGAGGTACTGCGGCCCACCTCTTAG